A part of Maniola hyperantus chromosome 14, iAphHyp1.2, whole genome shotgun sequence genomic DNA contains:
- the Tmep gene encoding transmembrane protein 184B isoform X2, translating into MSLPETINLTKQVVMSETGEAHQLFLATKPAQVIAGIFVWTALFITCQQIYLHLRWYTNPSEQRWIVRILFIVPIYGCYSWISLLFFNSDSYYVYFFTVRDCYEAFVIYSFLSLCYEYLGGEGNIMSELRGRPVRASCVNGTCCLSGATYTIGFLRFCKQATLQFCLIKPVCAFIIIFLQIAGHYHDGDWSPNGGYLYITIVYNFSVSLALYGLFLFLGATREMLKPFDPVLKFFTVKSVIFLSFWQGVGLAILEKAEVISPIIDADGTRTTAGTVSAGYQNFLICIEMLAAAIALRYAFPASVYAHAHRDPHRSVTMQSISSSLKETMNPKDIMTDAFHNFHPQYQQYTQYSSDVTSQLPYEKL; encoded by the exons ATGAGCTTACCAGAAACAATCAATTTGACGAAACAAGTAGTAATGTCTGAAACGGGGGAAGCACACCAGCTGTTTCTGGCGACGAAGCCTGCGCAGGTCATCGCTGGCATATTTGTGTGGACagctttatttattacttgCCAACAG ATTTACCTACACCTACGTTGGTACACCAACCCATCGGAGCAGCGATGGATAGTGCGCATTCTATTCATCGTACCCATATACGGATGCTACAGTTGGATATCGCTGCTTTTCTTCAATAGCGATTCGTATTACGTTTACTTCTTTACCGTGAGGGATTGTTATGAAg CGTTCGTGATCTACAGTTTCTTGTCCCTATGCTACGAATACTTGGGTGGTGAGGGCAACATAATGTCCGAGCTCCGTGGGCGCCCGGTCCGGGCATCGTGCGTGAACGGCACGTGTTGCCTCTCTGGTGCCACTTACACTATTGGCTTCCTGAGATTCTGTAAGCAGGCCACGCTGCAGTTCTGTCTCATCAAGCCCGTTTGCGCCTTCATCATTATATTCCTGCAG ATTGCAGGGCACTACCACGACGGCGACTGGAGCCCCAACGGCGGCTACCTCTACATCACGATAGTGTACAACTTCTCCGTGAGTCTGGCGCTGTACGGCCTCTTCCTGTTCCTGGGCGCGACCCGCGAGATGTTGAAGCCCTTCGACCCAGTGCTCAAGTTCTTCACTGTCAAGTCTGTCATCTTCTTGTCGTTCTGGCAGG GTGTAGGACTGGCCATCCTCGAGAAGGCGGAGGTGATATCGCCGATCATCGACGCGGACGGCACGCGCACCACGGCCGGTACCGTGTCCGCGGGCTACCAGAACTTCCTCATCTGTATCGAGATGCTGGCGGCCGCCATTGCGCTGCGCTACGCGTTCCCAGCGTCCGTGTACGCGCACGCGCACCGCGACCCGCACCGCTCCGTCACCATGCAGTCCATCTCTAGCAGCCTCAAG GAGACAATGAACCCCAAGGACATAATGACGGATGCCTTCCATAACTTCCACCCGCAGTACCAACAGTACACGCAATACAGCTCAG ATGTCACTTCTCAACTGCCTTACGAAAAACTATAA
- the Cdc27 gene encoding cell division cycle protein 27 homolog, whose amino-acid sequence MIVQEPTQGMVWDCLNNYDFDTAVFLAERLHAEVASEEMAFLLGTCYYRAGRVNEAHHLLQNISLTLPQARFLLAKCSVELKFYKDAELALGTKDTVASEFGEQAPYALHLLAKIYNITERRTKAAEALRKALSLNPFMWKSFIQLCQMGEKVDPHSVFQINNTEFTFGVSTLVNLVSNSENISFINSNISNNTNLNSNVTPNNIAARTPITMSTSITPETQAPVKRTVHSVFSGMAPIPFSPSFGMLPMEESPVLYSSTLTDANEQKAIPKIVNSLRAHVGQLKDAVFSPGPRCTLGPAPRRSSRLFSNNNSSYSVKENNKSPSRKFVTPKSPSRKNKQRTAKNIKSNPEANERNKNIETVTPTLTPKSTNGVPLLNLLRELGEAYKSLSFLDCKTAIKQFQEISPKQLASPWVQTMIARAHYELAQYEAAAKIFSEIRKQYPNRTEGMDIYSTCLWHLQREAQLSALAQELVELNRNDSIAWLASGNCFSLHKERETALKFFKRAVQIDPDAAYAHALLGHEYAVAEETDKALSSFRTAVSIDPRNYVAWFGIATVYARQERWKASEVHIRRALSIHPHSGVLRCQLGLAQAALGKMDRALATLERAVSLDAENPLCRFHRASVLLRAGRPQDALGDLHHLKNIAPRESLVYYLLGKVHNKLGNSHLALMHFSWATDLDPKGTGAHIKEGFDPSKQEDIPDRSS is encoded by the exons atgATTGTTCAAGAGCCCACCCAG GGAATGGTTTGGGATTGTCTCAATAATTATGATTTTGACACTGCTGTATTCCTGGCAGAGAGATTACACGCTGAGG TTGCTTCTGAGGAGATGGCATTTTTATTAGGGACGTGTTACTATAGAGCTGGACGTGTGAATGAGGCACATCATTTACTACAAAATATATCCCTCACTCTACCACAGGCAAGATTTCTGCTGGCTAAATGCTCGGTGGAATTGAAATT TTACAAAGATGCAGAACTGGCATTAGGCACGAAAGACACTGTGGCCTCCGAATTTGGGGAGCAAGCACCATACGCATTGCACCTTCTGGCCAAAATATACAACATCACAGAGAGAAGAACCAAAGCTGCAGAGGCTCTCCGAAAAGCACTGTCTCTCAACCCCTTCATGTGGAAATCCTTCATCCAGCTGTGCCAAATGGGTGAGAAAGTAGATCCGCATAGTGTATTCCAAATAAACAACACTGAATTCACATTCGGTGTTTCAACATTAGTGAATCTAGTCAGCAATTCAGAAAATATTTCATTCATTAATAGTAACATATCCAATAACACAAACTTGAATTCTAATGTTACTCCCAACAATATTGCTGCTCGAACACCGATAACAATGTCAACTAGTATCACACCAGAAACTCAAGCACCTGTCAAGCGCACGGTGCATAGTGTCTTCAGTGGAATGGCGCCCATACCCTTCTCGCCTTCTTTCGGTATGTTACCTATGGAAGAATCTCCAGTTTTGTACTCGTCGACACTCACAGACGCCAATGAACAGAAAGCTATACCAAAGATAGTCAACTCGCTAAGAGCACATGTGGGTCAGCTCAAAGATGCAGTATTCAGCCCGGGACCGAGGTGTACCCTCGGACCCGCCCCACGCAGATCTTCTAGGCTGTTTAGTAATAACAATAGTAGCTATTCAGTCAAAGAAAACAACAAATCGCCGAGCCGGAAATTCGTAACGCCCAAAAGTCCTTCTAGAAAAAATAAACAACGCACagccaaaaatataaaatcaaatccTGAAGCAAACGAAAGGAATAAGAACATAGAGACTGTCACACCAACTTTAACACCAAAGAGCACCAATGGTGTACCACTGTTAAATTTACTGAGAGAATTAGGAGAGGCATACAAATCACTGTCCTTTTTGGACTGCAAAACTGCCATCAAACAGTTTCAAGAGATATCCCCCAAGCAGCTGGCTTCACCATGGGTTCAAACGATGATCGCTCGTGCACACTACGAGCTGGCACAATACGAAGCGGCGGCGAAAATCTTTTCAGAAATTAGAAAACAGTACCCAAATCGTACAGAAGGCATGGATATTTACAGTACTTGTTTATGGCACCTCCAACGGGAAGCCCAACTTTCCGCGCTAGCACAAGAATTAGTAGAGTTGAACAGAAATGATTCTATAGCATGGTTAGCGTCTGGGAACTGCTTTTCATTGCATAAGGAGCGCGAAACAGCTTTGAAATTCTTTAAACGCGCCGTTCAAATAGATCCCGACGCGGCATACGCCCATGCGCTACTAGGTCACGAATATGCCGTAGCTGAAGAAACTGACAAGGCCCTATCTAGTTTCCGCACCGCTGTCAGTATCGATCCTCGTAACTACGTGGCTTGGTTCGGTATAGCCACTGTGTATGCGCGTCAGGAACGCTGGAAAGCTTCGGAAGTGCATATTCGGCGAGCGTTATCCATTCATCCGCATTCGGGTGTGCTACGTTGCCAACTGGGCTTAGCTCAGGCGGCTTTGGGCAAAATGGATCGTGCACTCGCCACTCTAGAAAGAGCCGTCTCATTAGACGCTGAAAACCCTCTCTGTCGATTCCACAGAGCGTCCGTGTTGCTGCGCGCGGGGAGGCCGCAGGACGCGCTGGGTGACTTAcaccatttaaaaaatattgcacCCAGAGAATCTTTAGTATATTATTTGCTCGGAAAGGTTCACAATAAATTGGGCAACTCCCATCTAGCCCTTATGCACTTCAGCTGGGCCACAGACCTAGATCCTAAGGGCACCGGAGCACATATAAAGGAAGGTTTCGACCCTTCCAAACAGGAAGATATTCCTGATAGATCATCCTAA
- the Tmep gene encoding transmembrane protein 184B isoform X1, with translation MSLPETINLTKQVVMSETGEAHQLFLATKPAQVIAGIFVWTALFITCQQIYLHLRWYTNPSEQRWIVRILFIVPIYGCYSWISLLFFNSDSYYVYFFTVRDCYEAFVIYSFLSLCYEYLGGEGNIMSELRGRPVRASCVNGTCCLSGATYTIGFLRFCKQATLQFCLIKPVCAFIIIFLQIAGHYHDGDWSPNGGYLYITIVYNFSVSLALYGLFLFLGATREMLKPFDPVLKFFTVKSVIFLSFWQGVGLAILEKAEVISPIIDADGTRTTAGTVSAGYQNFLICIEMLAAAIALRYAFPASVYAHAHRDPHRSVTMQSISSSLKETMNPKDIMTDAFHNFHPQYQQYTQYSSVMRGAGIGNRGSEEGAALAPRPPPQRVATISHAPNYHEKTTLLSSDDEFQ, from the exons ATGAGCTTACCAGAAACAATCAATTTGACGAAACAAGTAGTAATGTCTGAAACGGGGGAAGCACACCAGCTGTTTCTGGCGACGAAGCCTGCGCAGGTCATCGCTGGCATATTTGTGTGGACagctttatttattacttgCCAACAG ATTTACCTACACCTACGTTGGTACACCAACCCATCGGAGCAGCGATGGATAGTGCGCATTCTATTCATCGTACCCATATACGGATGCTACAGTTGGATATCGCTGCTTTTCTTCAATAGCGATTCGTATTACGTTTACTTCTTTACCGTGAGGGATTGTTATGAAg CGTTCGTGATCTACAGTTTCTTGTCCCTATGCTACGAATACTTGGGTGGTGAGGGCAACATAATGTCCGAGCTCCGTGGGCGCCCGGTCCGGGCATCGTGCGTGAACGGCACGTGTTGCCTCTCTGGTGCCACTTACACTATTGGCTTCCTGAGATTCTGTAAGCAGGCCACGCTGCAGTTCTGTCTCATCAAGCCCGTTTGCGCCTTCATCATTATATTCCTGCAG ATTGCAGGGCACTACCACGACGGCGACTGGAGCCCCAACGGCGGCTACCTCTACATCACGATAGTGTACAACTTCTCCGTGAGTCTGGCGCTGTACGGCCTCTTCCTGTTCCTGGGCGCGACCCGCGAGATGTTGAAGCCCTTCGACCCAGTGCTCAAGTTCTTCACTGTCAAGTCTGTCATCTTCTTGTCGTTCTGGCAGG GTGTAGGACTGGCCATCCTCGAGAAGGCGGAGGTGATATCGCCGATCATCGACGCGGACGGCACGCGCACCACGGCCGGTACCGTGTCCGCGGGCTACCAGAACTTCCTCATCTGTATCGAGATGCTGGCGGCCGCCATTGCGCTGCGCTACGCGTTCCCAGCGTCCGTGTACGCGCACGCGCACCGCGACCCGCACCGCTCCGTCACCATGCAGTCCATCTCTAGCAGCCTCAAG GAGACAATGAACCCCAAGGACATAATGACGGATGCCTTCCATAACTTCCACCCGCAGTACCAACAGTACACGCAATACAGCTCAG TGATGCGCGGAGCGGGAATCGGCAATCGTGGTTCTGAAGAAGGCGCAGCACTAGCGCCGAGGCCGCCTCCTCAACGCGTGGCCACCATCAGCCACGCACCCAACTACCACGAAAAAACAACACTGCTCAGTTCCGACGACGAATTCCAGTGA